In Caldisphaera lagunensis DSM 15908, a single genomic region encodes these proteins:
- the gcvPA gene encoding aminomethyl-transferring glycine dehydrogenase subunit GcvPA produces the protein MEHEWIPNSNEQIKKAMLDYIGVKDVLELYHDIPKQVLINEEKWDSLEIGKKRPLDQIEVEKIMDDVLNNNKIFDKSKLFIGGGAWPHYIPAAVQYLAERGEILTAYTPYQPEISQGLLQMLFEYQSLISDILEMEVVNASMYDMASALGEAFLMSKRINDKSKILIPETINPFHLSVAKSYTTPHEISLITYKVDPNTGYSDIEDIKNKLDDVSAIYLEYPYQYTGIVDINAKAISEIAHEKNALFIMGVNPLSLMLYKTPGELNADIAVGEGQPLGLGLNFGGPYLGIFATKWNAEYVKQMPGRLIGMTTSIDGSSKAFAMIMQTREQHIRRSKATSNITTNSSLSAITAAIYISLLGKKGLKDVAESIWYRSHYAAKKINSLGFKSPLFEGEFFGDFIVDFNTDFEKIRSKLIDYGILLGIPLNQYVTWAKSSWGLLSFTEVHSKSDIDFLLDKLESLGGL, from the coding sequence GTGGAGCATGAATGGATTCCTAATAGTAACGAACAAATTAAAAAAGCGATGTTGGATTATATTGGAGTTAAAGATGTATTGGAATTATATCATGATATCCCTAAGCAGGTATTAATAAATGAAGAAAAATGGGATAGCCTTGAAATAGGGAAAAAGAGACCCTTAGATCAAATCGAAGTTGAAAAAATAATGGATGATGTTTTAAATAACAATAAAATATTTGATAAATCAAAACTTTTTATTGGAGGTGGGGCTTGGCCCCATTATATTCCAGCAGCTGTGCAATACTTAGCTGAAAGAGGAGAGATCTTAACAGCATATACACCTTATCAGCCTGAAATAAGCCAGGGATTATTACAAATGTTATTTGAATATCAGAGCTTAATATCAGATATATTGGAAATGGAAGTAGTCAATGCAAGTATGTACGACATGGCAAGCGCATTAGGGGAAGCATTTTTAATGTCAAAGAGAATTAATGATAAATCAAAGATATTAATACCAGAAACAATAAATCCATTTCACTTATCAGTTGCAAAATCCTATACAACCCCTCATGAAATATCTCTAATAACTTATAAAGTTGATCCAAATACTGGGTATTCTGATATTGAAGATATAAAAAATAAATTAGATGACGTATCTGCAATTTACCTGGAATATCCATATCAATATACTGGAATTGTTGATATAAATGCTAAGGCAATTAGCGAAATAGCTCATGAAAAAAATGCATTATTTATTATGGGAGTTAATCCACTTAGCCTTATGCTATACAAAACGCCGGGAGAGCTTAATGCAGATATAGCTGTTGGAGAAGGGCAACCATTAGGATTAGGGCTTAATTTTGGAGGACCATATTTGGGAATATTTGCAACAAAATGGAATGCAGAATATGTAAAACAAATGCCGGGAAGATTAATAGGCATGACTACTTCCATTGATGGCTCTTCTAAAGCATTTGCAATGATAATGCAAACTAGAGAGCAACATATAAGAAGATCTAAGGCAACAAGCAACATAACGACAAACTCTTCTCTAAGCGCTATCACAGCTGCGATCTATATTTCATTATTAGGTAAAAAAGGTTTGAAAGATGTTGCAGAATCCATTTGGTATAGAAGCCATTACGCTGCAAAGAAAATAAATAGCCTTGGATTTAAATCTCCTTTGTTTGAAGGGGAATTCTTTGGAGATTTCATTGTAGATTTTAATACAGACTTTGAAAAAATAAGAAGTAAACTAATTGATTATGGAATCTTGCTAGGAATACCATTAAATCAGTATGTTACATGGGCAAAAAGTTCATGGGGCTTATTGAGTTTCACTGAAGTTCATTCCAAATCTGATATTGATTTTCTTTTAGATAAACTAGAAAGCTTAGGGGGATTATAA
- a CDS encoding glycosyl hydrolase yields MLSNWKTINVLITTGIPIPNSTLNGFQNSNASIKNIYFGNSGILPYNISFNVYPSYYASLNLNNTITIKGNNGIINIMTPPYLNLIFVLIYPKNILKSSIYIPLNYTISIYKDEAIINGTPSIYIYFNGTANIIIENNTKILELSYNTNGYLEFSINGSKYYQPKYLINYNNNEVNNWLYKSKNIKNFEISNNLISDYYLSLLFIKDSQNPITGEFAASPSPIYLYNWLRDSSFAAMALQDGNHLNSSYKYWIWESNIFSGNNWYTRYNFYNGEPDISFGIPELDSIGLFQIGVYNYFQITHNYSFLTSVLPALNKTIQYEINQINNSKFHLMPEDLSVWESNMGYNFWTQSIDDIGLYYSSLIYQYLGINNSLIKYYENLLNESIIKYFWNGKYFYPTLNKAVLYINNTQEIILSPAYSRFDSSTILPLSLGFISPESNTAYSDVNQEIAHLTVLGGLSRFIGDDYHYSQSLYDSSAPNPPWIITTLFLAYYYEQINNITGAINLLNWAYNHSQNGLLPEAIDPNYGNPLPTTSPLTWSASMYIIDILNLPQNTSNKLDEIISWIIIIVLLIAIWYVMRNRSILNK; encoded by the coding sequence TTGTTAAGTAATTGGAAAACTATTAATGTATTAATAACAACTGGAATACCAATACCAAACAGTACATTAAACGGTTTTCAGAATTCAAATGCATCAATAAAAAATATTTATTTTGGAAATAGCGGAATATTACCATATAACATTTCTTTTAATGTATATCCATCATACTATGCGAGCTTAAATTTAAACAACACTATAACAATTAAAGGAAATAATGGAATTATAAATATTATGACCCCACCATACTTAAACTTAATTTTTGTTTTAATATATCCTAAAAATATTTTAAAATCTTCTATTTATATTCCTCTTAATTATACAATATCAATTTATAAAGATGAAGCAATTATTAATGGTACACCATCTATTTATATATATTTTAATGGAACAGCTAATATTATTATAGAAAACAATACTAAAATTTTGGAATTATCGTATAATACCAATGGATATTTAGAATTTTCTATAAATGGTTCAAAATATTATCAGCCTAAATATTTGATAAATTATAATAATAATGAGGTTAATAATTGGCTATATAAATCAAAAAACATTAAAAATTTCGAAATTAGCAATAATTTAATTTCAGATTATTATTTGTCATTGCTTTTTATCAAAGATAGTCAAAATCCCATAACTGGCGAATTTGCAGCATCCCCTTCACCCATTTATTTATACAATTGGCTTAGAGATTCTTCCTTTGCAGCCATGGCACTTCAAGATGGCAATCATTTGAACTCCTCATATAAATATTGGATTTGGGAATCTAACATTTTTAGCGGTAATAATTGGTATACTAGATATAATTTTTATAATGGAGAACCTGATATAAGTTTTGGTATTCCTGAACTAGATAGTATTGGTCTATTTCAAATAGGGGTATATAATTACTTTCAAATAACTCATAACTATAGTTTCCTTACATCAGTTCTTCCTGCATTAAATAAAACAATACAATATGAAATAAACCAAATAAATAATAGTAAGTTTCATCTAATGCCTGAAGATTTAAGCGTTTGGGAAAGTAATATGGGATATAATTTTTGGACCCAATCAATTGATGACATAGGTTTATATTATTCTTCTCTCATCTATCAATATCTAGGAATAAATAATAGCTTGATAAAGTACTATGAAAATTTACTTAATGAGAGCATAATAAAATATTTTTGGAATGGTAAATATTTCTATCCAACATTAAATAAAGCTGTTTTATATATAAATAACACACAAGAAATAATCTTATCCCCTGCTTATTCAAGATTTGATTCATCAACAATACTTCCTTTAAGCCTTGGTTTCATATCACCTGAATCTAACACGGCATATAGCGATGTTAATCAAGAAATAGCCCATTTGACTGTTTTAGGAGGATTGTCACGTTTTATAGGGGATGATTATCATTATTCTCAATCATTATATGATAGCTCTGCTCCTAATCCCCCATGGATAATAACTACTTTATTTTTAGCATATTATTATGAACAAATTAATAATATCACTGGAGCAATAAACTTGCTTAACTGGGCTTATAATCATTCCCAGAATGGATTGCTACCAGAAGCTATAGATCCTAATTACGGAAATCCTTTACCAACAACTTCGCCTTTAACCTGGTCAGCTTCTATGTATATTATTGATATTCTCAACTTACCTCAAAATACATCAAACAAGTTAGATGAGATTATTTCATGGATAATAATAATAGTTTTATTAATAGCAATTTGGTATGTTATGAGAAATAGATCTATTTTAAACAAATAA
- a CDS encoding radical SAM/SPASM domain-containing protein, with product MSMDADYYLDKVDNKKGDIGHLLAGIRLLFNNPATKSMLRIATRDVKVKYENGEVKEAPLIYHALSKFVGENISECPLSARFLIPIIDNIIKFGIEMLNGDIEATKKGISDPAIRRGVALVMKGIGLYGVTVPQKMPAPFLIVWNMTNMCNLKCMHCYQRAGKPTPDELTLEEKLNLIDQLDKAGVASIALSGGEPTIHPDYYTIVKEISRRGIHTGTATNGWLFSNINYLVKAKESGLRYVEVSLDSADPKKHDKFRGVDGSWERAVKALENAVKLGMDHGMAVTITKLNYNEVKDLLDLAEEIGVKRVIFFNFVPTGRGKENLWLDLDPVEREKFMRYIYSEMKKREGIQIVSTAPQYGRIALIMSQGKEIAPTHFAVSGDPIVKAVAEFVGGCGAGRIYAAIQPNGDVAPCVFLPLTVGNIRQESFWKIWTTSKVFNDLRDRSKLKGFCNVCPYKNICGGCRARAYGYYNDYLAPDPGCIYNVKDWNKLKQETHVKLKEEIAKT from the coding sequence ATGAGCATGGATGCAGATTACTATTTGGATAAGGTTGATAATAAAAAAGGAGATATAGGCCATCTTTTAGCAGGAATTAGGTTGCTTTTTAATAATCCTGCAACAAAATCAATGTTAAGAATAGCAACAAGGGATGTCAAAGTTAAATATGAAAATGGTGAAGTAAAAGAAGCACCATTAATTTATCATGCTTTGTCAAAATTTGTTGGGGAAAACATATCAGAATGTCCATTATCTGCAAGGTTTTTAATTCCTATTATTGATAATATAATAAAGTTTGGCATTGAGATGCTTAATGGAGATATAGAAGCAACAAAAAAAGGAATATCAGATCCAGCAATAAGGAGAGGAGTAGCATTAGTTATGAAGGGAATAGGTTTATATGGAGTTACAGTTCCTCAAAAAATGCCTGCACCATTTCTAATTGTATGGAATATGACAAATATGTGTAATCTGAAATGTATGCATTGTTATCAAAGAGCTGGGAAACCAACGCCAGATGAGCTTACATTAGAAGAAAAATTAAACTTAATAGATCAATTAGATAAGGCAGGCGTTGCGTCTATAGCATTAAGCGGTGGAGAACCAACAATTCACCCAGATTATTATACTATAGTTAAGGAAATATCGAGAAGAGGTATTCATACAGGAACAGCAACGAACGGTTGGCTATTTTCCAATATTAATTATTTAGTCAAAGCTAAGGAAAGTGGTTTAAGATATGTTGAAGTTTCTTTAGATAGTGCAGACCCTAAAAAACATGATAAATTTAGGGGAGTCGATGGATCATGGGAAAGAGCTGTTAAAGCATTAGAGAATGCTGTAAAGCTAGGTATGGATCATGGTATGGCAGTTACTATTACAAAACTAAATTATAATGAAGTTAAAGATCTTTTAGACTTAGCAGAAGAAATTGGTGTAAAGAGAGTCATATTCTTTAACTTTGTCCCAACAGGAAGAGGGAAAGAAAACTTATGGCTTGATTTAGACCCAGTTGAAAGAGAGAAATTTATGAGATATATTTATTCAGAAATGAAAAAGAGGGAAGGAATTCAAATAGTTAGTACTGCACCACAATATGGAAGGATTGCATTGATTATGAGCCAAGGGAAAGAAATTGCTCCGACTCATTTTGCTGTATCTGGAGATCCAATAGTTAAGGCAGTTGCTGAATTTGTTGGCGGATGCGGGGCAGGAAGAATTTATGCTGCAATACAACCAAATGGGGATGTAGCTCCATGCGTATTTTTACCTTTAACTGTTGGGAACATAAGGCAAGAGAGTTTTTGGAAAATATGGACTACCAGCAAGGTATTTAATGATTTGAGAGATAGAAGTAAACTTAAAGGTTTTTGTAATGTATGCCCCTATAAAAATATATGTGGGGGGTGTAGAGCTAGGGCTTATGGATACTATAATGATTACTTAGCTCCTGATCCTGGATGCATTTATAATGTTAAAGATTGGAATAAATTAAAGCAAGAAACTCATGTTAAACTAAAAGAAGAAATCGCTAAGACTTAA
- a CDS encoding V-type ATPase subunit: MGSPSTYAKIVPRLRYLKSTLIPSDKLRELSPPISDIYAFLRESKYRSVSDTKSPEDAEKEIMKRFYSAIDEIAALTPSEAMDLTLSFAKEDEINDSLLVLRSIIENKEVNKSTLISLLWSQSSLNKILAEPDSLAGVQRYLEISSKFKHIYNSLKDAYTFYNELKDASVITWYSLAATSNLYSESISKLNSIDKDAVSKTLCPIIEGKIALGLIQSSLLKIPIRVVEASFMKIKACNISWNKIGNIYERESGDPMALATSLRDQFKYLKIEGRKENEIMDSIRKSSYISAKRKAEATFQSYPFSPSLISAALILLKLEVNNLKTIVISSYLKLSKEEYENLLII; this comes from the coding sequence ATGGGTTCTCCTTCAACATATGCAAAAATTGTACCTAGGTTAAGATATTTGAAGTCTACATTAATTCCATCAGACAAATTAAGAGAGTTGTCCCCTCCAATATCTGATATATATGCGTTTCTTAGGGAATCAAAATATAGAAGTGTTTCAGATACAAAAAGTCCTGAAGATGCTGAAAAAGAAATCATGAAGAGATTTTATTCGGCCATTGATGAAATTGCAGCTCTTACACCAAGCGAAGCAATGGATCTAACTTTATCTTTTGCAAAAGAAGATGAAATAAATGATTCACTTTTAGTTTTAAGGAGTATTATTGAAAATAAAGAAGTAAACAAAAGTACTTTAATTTCTTTGTTATGGAGTCAAAGCTCTCTTAATAAAATTCTTGCTGAGCCTGATTCCTTAGCTGGAGTACAAAGGTACTTAGAGATTTCATCTAAATTTAAACACATTTATAATTCGTTAAAAGATGCATATACTTTTTATAATGAATTAAAAGATGCAAGTGTAATAACTTGGTATTCCTTAGCCGCAACCTCTAATTTATATTCAGAATCAATATCAAAACTAAATAGTATTGATAAGGATGCTGTATCAAAAACTCTTTGCCCAATAATTGAAGGCAAAATTGCCTTAGGTTTAATACAATCTTCCTTATTAAAAATACCAATTAGGGTTGTAGAAGCAAGTTTCATGAAAATAAAGGCGTGTAATATATCTTGGAATAAGATAGGTAACATTTATGAAAGAGAATCAGGAGACCCAATGGCGTTAGCTACTTCTTTAAGAGATCAATTCAAATATTTAAAAATCGAAGGGAGAAAAGAAAATGAAATAATGGATTCTATAAGAAAAAGCTCATATATATCAGCAAAAAGGAAAGCCGAAGCAACGTTCCAATCATATCCATTTTCTCCATCATTAATATCGGCAGCACTTATACTACTTAAACTAGAAGTAAATAACTTAAAAACAATAGTAATTTCATCATATTTAAAATTAAGCAAAGAAGAATATGAAAATCTTCTCATAATTTAA
- a CDS encoding B12-binding domain-containing radical SAM protein, whose protein sequence is MKVLLTLPPEIHNLEIYRVTGMKAPPLGLLSIAAVLERYGHKVEVIDSPTLQLDFNSWLSNIKAIKPDLIGISIQTPMAPKAYKAVKILKEEFPGIPIIAGGTHPSVMVEEALREGFDIVVRGEGEYTTLELVNYLENKGFEKSGLSDIAGIAFNNYGKVVKTKDRPLIQNLDELPWPARHLVDINKYTLFNKDINIAHIMASRGCPYGCIYCITSYYWGRRYRYRSAQNVVDEIKYLYEKYHTKTIVFTDDEFTANWKFVRDFIDLIKKNNLDISFSCGTRVDLINKDLMKLLYDNGCNALYFGVESGSQDTLNKIGKRITIEQAKKVFSWAKELKGFTTGSFILGFPWETIDDMKNTIDLAIKLDPNYAQFTALTPYPGTPLYDFAVNNNLIVDHNWEHYTTVRPVMRGFNFTTSDLGKMIVYAYRKFYVRFGFMAREAKAGRFFDLFKIITKNLIFSPVENKIKKVFEPLRWGQ, encoded by the coding sequence TTGAAAGTATTATTAACTCTTCCCCCAGAAATCCATAATTTGGAAATTTATAGAGTAACAGGAATGAAAGCTCCTCCTTTAGGGTTACTAAGTATAGCAGCAGTATTGGAAAGGTATGGCCATAAAGTTGAGGTTATCGATAGCCCAACTCTTCAGCTTGATTTTAATTCATGGTTATCAAATATTAAAGCTATAAAACCAGATTTAATAGGTATTTCTATTCAAACCCCTATGGCTCCAAAAGCATATAAAGCAGTTAAAATATTAAAAGAGGAATTTCCTGGTATACCAATAATAGCCGGAGGTACCCATCCATCAGTAATGGTAGAAGAAGCACTAAGAGAAGGCTTTGATATAGTTGTTAGGGGGGAAGGGGAATATACAACATTAGAGTTAGTTAATTATTTAGAAAACAAAGGTTTTGAAAAATCTGGTTTAAGTGATATAGCAGGAATAGCATTTAATAACTATGGCAAAGTAGTTAAAACAAAAGATAGGCCTTTAATTCAAAATTTAGATGAGCTACCTTGGCCAGCAAGACATTTAGTTGATATAAACAAATACACATTGTTTAATAAAGATATAAATATAGCCCATATAATGGCAAGTAGAGGATGCCCTTATGGTTGTATTTATTGCATAACAAGTTATTACTGGGGAAGAAGGTATAGATATAGATCTGCACAAAATGTAGTTGATGAAATAAAATACTTATATGAGAAATACCATACAAAAACAATTGTTTTCACAGATGATGAATTTACAGCAAATTGGAAGTTTGTAAGAGATTTCATTGATCTAATAAAAAAGAATAATCTTGACATTAGTTTTTCTTGTGGTACTAGGGTAGATTTAATAAATAAGGATTTGATGAAATTGCTCTATGATAATGGATGTAATGCATTATATTTTGGGGTTGAATCCGGTAGTCAAGATACATTAAATAAAATAGGAAAAAGAATAACGATAGAGCAGGCAAAAAAGGTGTTTTCATGGGCAAAAGAATTAAAGGGATTTACGACTGGTTCATTTATATTGGGTTTTCCATGGGAAACAATAGATGATATGAAAAATACTATCGATTTAGCTATAAAGCTTGATCCCAATTATGCACAATTTACTGCATTAACCCCATATCCTGGAACCCCATTATACGATTTTGCAGTCAATAATAATTTAATTGTAGATCATAATTGGGAGCATTATACAACAGTTAGACCTGTTATGAGAGGGTTTAATTTCACCACATCGGATCTCGGGAAGATGATTGTTTATGCTTATCGTAAGTTTTATGTGAGGTTTGGTTTTATGGCAAGGGAGGCAAAAGCAGGTAGATTTTTTGATTTATTCAAAATAATTACTAAAAATTTGATATTTTCTCCAGTTGAAAACAAAATTAAGAAAGTTTTTGAGCCTTTGAGGTGGGGTCAATGA